A genomic stretch from Podospora pseudoanserina strain CBS 124.78 chromosome 3, whole genome shotgun sequence includes:
- a CDS encoding hypothetical protein (COG:S; EggNog:ENOG503P2GP; BUSCO:EOG09264X31): MFALTLTAELSGVTNLRPTDTKEHPFWYTFKVQCTSCREVHPKPVGVSRFEENEMSGSRGEANFVWKCKNCKRESSASIQTAPTPYQQGEPPKSQKIITFDCRGLEFVEFIPEGEFEVDGLESNTKFTGVELNEGEWFEYDEKAGDEVSIKELKWDIVRA, from the exons ATGTTCGCCCTCACACTCACAGCCGAGCTCTCCGG AGTAACAAACCTCCGCCCAACCGACACAAAAGAACACCCCTTCTGGTACACCTTCAAAGTCCAATGCACCTCCTGCAGAGAAGTCCACCCCAAACCCGTAGGCGTCAGCAGATTT GAAGAAAACGAAATGTCCGGCTCCCGCGGCGAAGCCAACTTTGTCTGGAAGTGCAAGAACTGCAAGCGCGAatcctccgcctccatccAAACCGCCCCAACCCCCTACCAACAAGGCGAGCCACCCAAGTCCCAAAAGATCATCACGTTCGACTGCCGCGGCCTCGAATTCGTAGAATTCATCCCCGAGGGCGAGTTCGAGGTCGACGGCCTAGAGTCCAACACTAAGTTCACCGGCGTGGAGCTCAACGAAGGGGAGTGGTTCGAGTATGACGAAAaggctggtgatgaggtcAGTATCAAGGAGTTGAAGTGGGATATTGTAAGGGCTTAG
- a CDS encoding hypothetical protein (COG:S; EggNog:ENOG503P23U) has translation MTSLWSMAARLQGCHCRACHRTTHTIARRSPPTRVTPLTTSAQAHGRRKVLASDVFTACYTAIMATAAVFDAGQKDRRRRELDEKIEETKQRLAALAEANGHSLEIDQATGAPEPSEDLIEEATQQLSSSSTAESTVEPTPQPPRQAGRRRRPIPRPRPEQEKLAPPPPTTLRYVLNHICKTRMVTPYEKSHKLSRPATGSATLSVLSNALAEEEAMMKPLTPEPVTEIARMKTVAMVNSLVDRLIKVAYWRTEKEAPGTHPALNSPDSAQTMVKMLRSDGNPRYKDAFLDAEDAARQRARLNEANMKVISEFNPWRRERFVAKICFNILTCEVSPSIQNYNTLIWGFTNLGEHDLAQAVVDSFLNVSRFRPTQATLLCLLYHYRASRDILGFHTILRRFFGHDSRGMRLRRRVAITHFKRDRHQGINRLWWAVEGDVARIRGYYVQRVPLSQPIMEAIIEGLLDFERTLDAVQLTQACLNESWAPNADLFRRLCEIIVTHGDWVSAKALIQGRLAKLNQTTFLLLGSGDGKRPGLLNFSAARQFRRVLAMTKTLWIHDQNTAWLQAGAERLRHLETALWLLGVQSNLHFERYTTRRLESILRSARPLTADRIDLVSSVVDNIAKRHRSEAESLKHLEIRETVNAMHRECELTRQWREQIEHGICEWLARKFRFGALRRAESYLNPAIPFTKRFRQAIRFGTPGTPEYEVAGIFREAQELEQEMKITLARALPRRYIEELKPRLTESGDMHWKNLAYTFSRYLYDFQDGMAAEEERARKAFELGFGTQLSRQVSLLLGYTA, from the coding sequence ATGACAAGCCTTTGGTCAATGGCAGCCCGGCTGCAGGGCTGCCACTGTCGGGCGTGCCATCgaaccacacacaccataGCCCGACGGTCGCCGCCGACAAGGGTGACGCCATTGACGACCAGTGCCCAAGCCCACGGACGACGAAAGGTTCTGGCCAGCGATGTCTTTACCGCCTGCTACACGGCTATCATGGCCACGGCCGCCGTGTTTGATGCTGGGCAGAAGGATCGTCGGAGACGAGAGCTCGACGAGAAGATTGAAGAGACAAAGCAGAGGTTAGCTGCGCTTGCCGAGGCAAACGGGCACAGCTTGGAGATTGATCAAGCGACTGGGGCTCCGGAGCCATCTGAAGACCTCATTGAGGAAGCCACTCAACAactctcgtcatcctcgaccGCTGAGAGCACAGTCGAGCCAAcgccccaaccaccacggcAAGCTGGGCGGAGACGACGACCAATACCTCGGCCCCGGCCCGAGCAGGAGAAGCtagctccaccaccaccaacgacgTTACGATACGTCTTGAATCATATATGCAAGACTAGGATGGTCACTCCGTATGAGAAATCACACAAGCTGTCAAGACCAGCTACAGGCTCTGCAACGTTGAGTGTCTTGAGTAACGCcttggctgaggaggaagccatgATGAAGCCGTTGACCCCGGAGCCGGTGACCGAAATAGCCAGGATGAAAACAGTCGCCATGGTCAATAGTCTGGTCGACCGGCTCATCAAAGTGGCTTATTGGAGGACCGAGAAAGAGGCACCAGGAACGCATCCAGCGCTAAACAGCCCCGACTCTGCGCAGACTATGGTCAAGATGCTCCGGTCAGATGGGAACCCGCGCTACAAGGACGCTTTCTTGGACGCAGAAGATGCCGCTAGACAGAGGGCTCGCTTAAACGAAGCCAATATGAAGGTTATCTCCGAGTTTAACccatggaggagggaaagatTTGTGGCCAAGATTTGCTTCAATATTCTCACCTGCGAGGTGTCTCCTTCGATCCAAAACTACAACACTCTTATATGGGGGTTCACGAATCTTGGGGAGCACGACCTCGCCCAAGCCGTGGTGGATTCATTCCTCAATGTCAGTCGCTTCCGGCCAACGCAGGCGACACTGCTGTGTCTACTCTATCACTACCGGGCAAGCCGCGATATTCTGGGCTTCCATACCATTCTTCGGAGGTTTTTCGGTCACGATTCTCGGGGCATGAGATTACGTAGGAGGGTGGCTATCACCCACTTCAAACGAGATCGCCATCAAGGAATCAACCGCCTTTGGTGGGCTGTCGAGGGAGACGTAGCTAGGATACGGGGCTACTACGTCCAGCGCGTCCCGCTAAGCCAGCCGATCATGGAGGCTATCATTGAAGGCCTGCTGGATTTTGAACGCACCTTAGATGCTGTTCAGCTGACCCAGGCTTGTCTGAACGAGAGTTGGGCCCCCAATGCCGATCTTTTCAGGCGATTATGCGAAATCATCGTAACACATGGCGATTGGGTAAGCGCGAAGGCGCTCATCCAAGGTCGCCTCGCAAAACTCAACCAAACCACAtttttgctgttgggctCAGGAGACGGGAAACGTCCAGGCTTGCTGAACTTTTCGGCTGCTAGACAGTTTAGGAGAGTCTTGGCCATGACGAAGACGTTGTGGATTCATGATCAAAACACGGCCTGGCTCCAAGCTGGCGCAGAAAGGTTACGACACCTGGAGACAGCGCTCTGGCTCCTGGGGGTTCAGTCTAACCTTCATTTTGAGAGGTATACGACGCGGAGATTGGAGAGCATTCTTCGCTCGGCACGGCCCCTTACAGCTGATCGTATCGACCTTGTGAGCTCTGTCGTCGATAACATTGCCAAGAGGCACAGGTCGGAGGCTGAATCTCTCAAACACCTAGAGATTCGGGAAACTGTCAATGCCATGCACCGCGAATGCGAACTCACCAGGCAATGGCGGGAGCAAATCGAGCATGGCATTTGCGAGTGGCTGGCCAGGAAATTCAGGTTTGGAGCTCTGAGGAGGGCAGAAAGCTACCTCAACCCAGCGATACCATTCACCAAACGATTCCGCCAGGCCATTCGGTTTGGGACGCCAGGGACGCCAGAGTATGAAGTTGCGGGGATTTTTAGGGAAGCGCAGGAGCTAGAGCAGGAGATGAAGATAACCCTTGCCAGGGCGCTGCCGCGGAGGTATATTGAGGAGCTGAAGCCGAGGTTGACCGAGTCCGGGGATATGCACTGGAAGAATCTGGCGTATACTTTCTCGAGGTATCTGTACGATTTCCAGGATGGGATGGccgcggaggaggagagggcgaggaaggcgttTGAGTTGGGCTTTGGGACGCAGCTGAGTAGGCAGGTCtcgctgttgttggggtATACGGCATGA
- a CDS encoding hypothetical protein (EggNog:ENOG503P7VR): MKSAPLAVGLFAALTTAYSHPRYNMHWRRQNTTNLISSSSAAETAAATSLGTGVADLSSAIPLSTGVESAVDTAITSAPFVNGTATTTAAQAGITTLTVSTTEVLTITSCAAEVIDCPTKTEDLLELPTEALETVIVTNTVVLTEIVCPVTEVPAIESSVLEEASSGLITGSTLTPSDAPVITGTGIAITNTGTAPAETAAPAETAVETAPASTHVVETVVSTETESIVHTVTSERVVTVTLGGGGVAETPRVVTTKVKTKVKSTETKVNVVTVTVSHPAGETAAATTPAAGETPVEETSAAVPGSAETTPAADVDTTTTATLTSTGTRTVTVKKPNQQTTVTAVVTPGAGAGNGNGNGNGNAPEEACPVCEVCEGAVTVTETAATATVTVTEAGVAAGAVTVTVTEAAAVSTVFVTVGGGKNKAVKTKKNKNKNKTTTTATTEVAATTTADELAAVTTPVEEVVEEGDEEACPPDEIVTVTAEASATPFPTAANGTVVSGVASATGAAVPVKLF, translated from the coding sequence ATGAAGTCTGCTCCTCTTGCCGTCGGCCTTTTCGCCGCCCTTACCACCGCCTACTCTCACCCCAGATACAACATGCACTGGAGGCgacaaaacaccacaaacCTCATCTCCAGCAGCTCGGCTGCCGAGACGGCTGCCGCTACCTCTCTCGGAACCGGCGTTGCTGATCTCTCCTCCGCTATTCCTCTCTCCACTGGTGTTGAGTCTGCCGTCGACActgccatcaccagcgcTCCTTTCGTCAAtggcaccgccaccaccactgccgccCAGGCCGGTATCACCACCTTGACCGTTTCCACCACTGAGGTgctcaccatcacctcttGCGCTGCCGAGGTCATCGACTGCCCTACCAAGACTGAggatctccttgagctcccCACCGAGGCCCTGGAGACCGTTatcgtcaccaacaccgtcGTCCTCACCGAGATCGTCTGTCCCGTCACCGAGGTCCCTGCCATCGAGTCCAGCGTTCTTGAAGAGGCTTCTTCCGGTCTCATCACTGGTTCCACTCTCACCCCCTCTGACGCCCCTGTGATCACCGGAACTGGCAttgccatcaccaacaccggtACCGCCCCCGCCGAAACTGCTGCTCCCGCTGAAACTGCTGTCGAGACAGCCCCTGCCAGCACTCACGTTGTTGAGACTGTCGTTTCCACCGAGACCGAGAGCATTGTTCACACCGTCACCAGCGAGCGcgtcgtcaccgtcaccctcggtggcggcggtgttgcTGAGACCCCCCGtgtcgtcaccaccaaggtCAAGACCAAGGTTAAGTCCACCGAGACCAAGGTCAACGTTGTGACCGTCACCGTCAGCCACCCCGCCGGCGAGACCGCCGCGGCCACCACTCCGGCTGCCGGTGAGACCCCCGTCGAGGAGACCTCCGCTGCCGTCCCCGGCTCCGCTGAGACCACCCCTGCTGCCGAtgtcgacaccaccaccactgccactctcacctccaccggcaCCCGAACCGTCACTGTCAAGAAGCCCAACCAGCAGACCACCGTCACCGCTGTCGTCACCCCCGGCGCTGGTGCCGGCAATGGtaacggcaacggcaacggcaacgcCCCCGAGGAAGCCTGCCCCGTCTGCGAAGTCTGTGAGGGCGCCGTCACCGTCACTgagaccgccgccaccgccaccgtgACCGTCACCGAGGCCGGTGTTGCTGCCGGTGCCGTCACTGTCACCGTCACCGAGGCGGCCGCTGTCTCCACCGTCTTTGTCACCGTCGGCGGTGGCAAGAACAAGGCcgtcaagaccaagaagaacaagaacaagaacaagaccactactaccgccaccaccgaggtcgccgccaccaccaccgctgacGAACTCGCTGCTGTGACCACCcccgttgaggaggtcgtcgaggagggtgacgaggaggccTGCCCCCCTGATGAGATTGTGACTGTCACCGCCGAGGCCAGCGCCACTCCTTTCCCTACTGCTGCTAACGGGACGGTCGTAAGCGGTGTCGCTTCCGCTACTGGGGCTGCGGTGCCGGTTAAGCTTTTTTAA
- a CDS encoding hypothetical protein (COG:E; EggNog:ENOG503NVUM; MEROPS:MER0003580), with protein MYISILPLALSLASTFTLTSGLPAPFRYSPEQEQCVLNLDPSTAPNGTRGAVASESKLCSQIGIDMISKGGTAADALVAATLCVGVIGMYHSGIGGGGFMLVRDELGRHEVIDYRETAPSSAHKDMYKHDRNASVIGGLAVGVPGEIRGLGYLQEKYGRLGWKEVVMPAVEVAREGFTVGEDLVKYMKAASANDDFLVSDPVWAQDFAPNGTLLGLGDRITRKRLASTLEKIANEGPEAFYEGEIADSIIKTVQENNGTMTHDDLREYTIRMKQPLSIDYRGFKLYTTVAPSSGAVTLNILKVMEQFPPEDLADKSLTAHRLTEAMKFAYGARQELGDPDFIRGLTAFQKTMLSEEKAQQIRKMIMDNQTQALDVYNPQSVYAAESSGTSHLVASDETGMTVTSTTTINLLFGAKIMTDTGIILNNEMDDFSQPGRPNSFGFEPSPNNFIAPYKRPLSSITPLIVEHASNGSLFFATGAAGGSRIISSTMQVAFGIMSAIDQGRSAVGEMYEAIKAPRLHHQLMPNVLNVETGYDESVFVGLGSKQHNVSWMAPGQSSAQGLLRLYNGTFEAVGETRQLNSGGLTL; from the exons ATGT acatctccatcctccccctggCCCTCAGCCTAGCCAgcaccttcaccctcacatCCGGCCTTCCGGCCCCATTTCGCTACTCCCCAGAACAAGAACAATGCgtcctcaaccttgacccTTCAACCGCGCCAAATGGCACCCGCGGGGCCGTCGCCTCCGAATCCAAACTCTGCTCCCAAATCGGCATCGACATGATCTCCAAAGGCGGGACGGCAGCCGACGCCCTCGTAGCAGCAACCCTCTGCGTGGGGGTAATAGGAATGTACCACTCGggcatcggcggcggcggcttcaTGCTCGTCCGCGACGAGCTTGGCCGCCATGAGGTCATCGACTACCGGGAGACTGCCCCTTCTTCTGCGCACAAAGACATGTACAAACATGATCGAAACGCCTCAgtgattggggggttggcggtgggggtgcCGGGGGAGATTAGAGGGCTGGGGTATCTGCAGGAAAAGtatgggaggttggggtggaaggaggtggtgatgcctgCTGTCGAGGTtgcgagggaggggtttACGGTTGGCGAGGATTTGGTCAAGTACATGAAGGCTGCGAGTGCCAATGATGACTTTTTGGTGAGCGATCCGGTTTGGGCGCAGGATTTTGCGCCGAATGGGACgttgttgggattgggggatAGGATtacgaggaagaggttggcgagTACGCTTGAGAAAATTGCCAATGAAGGACCTGAGGCGTTCTACGAAGGAGAAATCGCCGACTCGATTATCAAGACTGTTCAGGAGAATAACGGGACGATGACGCATGACGATTTGAGAGAGTATACCATCCGCATGAAGCAGCCCCTCAGCATTGATTACCGCGGCTTCAAGCTTTACACGACGGTTGCACCCAGCAGCGGCGCAGTCAcgctcaacatcctcaaggTTATGGAGCAGTTCCCCCCTGAGGACTTGGCAGACAAGAGCTTGACTGCCCACAGGCTTACCGAGGCGATGAAGTTTGCTTATGGAGCACGTCAAGAACTTGGTGACCCTGATTTCATCAGAGGGTTGACAGCGTTCCAAAAGACCATGTtgagcgaggagaaggcccaACAAATCCGCAAGATGATCATGGATAACCAGACCCAGGCTCTGGACGTGTACAACCCACAATCGGTGTACGCTGCTGAAAGCTCGGGAACCTCTCACCTTGTTGCGTCTGACGAGACAGGCATGACAGTTACCTCCACCACGACAATCAACCTGCTTTTTGGGGCAAAAATCATGACCGACACTGGCATCATCCT cAACAACGAAATGGACGACTTTTCCCAACCCGGCCGCCCCAACTCCTTCGGCTTCGAGCCCTCGCCCAACAACTTCATCGCCCCTTACAAGCGCCCCCtgtcctccatcaccccccttATTGTCGAACACGCCAGCAACGGCTCCCTTTTCTTTGCCACAGGAGCAGCCGGCGGATCGAGGATTATCTCTTCTACGATGCAAGTTGCCTTTGGGATCATGTCCGCCATTGATCAGGGACGTAGTGCCGTTGGGGAGATGTACGAGGCCATCAAAGCCCCGAGGTTACACCACCAGCTCATGCCTAATGTTTTGAATGTTGAGACGGGGTATGACGAGAGTGTttttgttgggttggggagcaAGCAGCATAATGTCTCTTGGATGGCTCCGGGACAGAGCTCAGCGCAggggttgctgaggttgTATAACGGGACTTTTGAGGCGGTTGGGGAGACGAGGCAGTTGAACTCGGGTGGTTTGACTCTTTAA
- the ADH1_2 gene encoding alcohol dehydrogenase (EggNog:ENOG503NW0B; COG:Q) has translation MTTYDIPTEQWAQVVEAPGGPAVYKKIPVPSPGPDEVLINVKYSGVCHTDLHAMKGDWPIPTKIPLVGGHEGAGIVVKKGSLVADDIKLGDAAGIKWLNGSCLSCSFCQQSDEPLCQSALLSGYTVDGSFQQYAIAKAAHIARIPEGVDLEEVAPVLCAGITVYKGLKESGVRPGQWVAVVGAGGGLGSMAVQYAKAMGVHVIGIDGGSEKGESVKKLGGSAYVDFMASKDLVEEVKAATPDGLGPHAVLLLAVSEKPFQQATEYVRSRGAVVCIGLPAGAYLKAPVFDTVLRMITIKGSYVGNRQDTAEALDFFQRGLIKVPYKTVGLSQLGEVYQMMEEGKIVGRYVVDTSK, from the exons ATGACAACCTACGACATCCCAACCGAGCAATGGGCCCAAGTAGTCGAAGCCCCCGGCGGCC CCGCCGTCTACAAGAAAatccccgtcccctcccccggcccAGATGAGGTCCTCATCAACGTAAAGTACTCCGGCGTCTGCCACACCGACCTCCACGCCATGAAGGGTGACTG GCCAATCCCCACTAAAATCCCCCTCGTCGGCGGCCATGAAGGCGCCGGCATCGTCGTGAAAAAAGGCTCCCTAGTCGCCGACGACATCAAGCTAGGCGACGCAGCAGGCATCAAATGGCTCAACGGCTCGtgcctctcctgctccttttGCCAACAATCCGACGAGCCCCTCTGCCAGTCTGCCCTCTTGTCGGGGTACACGGTCGACGGGTCGTTCCAGCAGTATGCCATCGCCAAGGCTGCGCACATCGCGCGGATTCCTGAGggtgttgatcttgaggAGGTGGCTCCTGTGCTCTGCGCCGGGATTACGGTATACAAGGGATTAAAGGAATCAGGAGTGAGACCAGGCCAgtgggttgctgttgttggagcgGGTGGCGGGTTGGGGAGTATGGCGGTGCAATACGCCAAGGCTATGGGAGTGCATGTTATTGGGATTGATGGCGGGagtgaaaagggggagagtGTCAAGAAACTGGGGGGGAGTGCCTACGTTGATTTTATGGCGTCCAAGGAtttggttgaggaggtcaaggctgcGACGCCGGATGGGTTGGGGCCGCATgctgtgttgctgttggctgTGTCGGAGAAGCCGTTCCAGCAGGCGACCGAGTATGTCAGGAGTAGGGGGGCAGTTGTTTGCATTGGGTTGCCTGCGGGGGCGTATCTCAAGGCGCCCGTGTTTGATACCGTGCTTAGGATGATTACTATCAAGGGGAGCTACGTGGGCAACAGGCAGGATACGGCTGAGGCGTTGGACTTCTTCCAGAGGGGTTTGATCAAGGTGCCGTATAAGACTGTTGGATTGAGCCAGCTGGGCGAGGTGTAccagatgatggaggagggcaagattGTGGGGAGGTATGTGGTTGATACTAGCAAGTAG